A window of Nicotiana tabacum cultivar K326 chromosome 24, ASM71507v2, whole genome shotgun sequence contains these coding sequences:
- the LOC142177997 gene encoding uncharacterized protein LOC142177997 — protein MAEELKKCTGKVQSVKNGKGVEGLNYEDLCIQQDVELPEAYKPPKLEMFDGIGDPKIQFNTENAPDVFYIQNLKKKLTETFRKYATRWRSEATKVRPTLEEEQMNKFFVRTQDPQYYERLMLIDNHKFSDIIKLGERKEEGINNGMVTNFEALQATNKSLQSGGISKKKEVGVVMTLIDTKVIQAKKATPNVRNNPLPDHRGEGVNVIETNEEWDQEGSIGLIRERDAPKTSLVTLTLVVVQT, from the exons atggcagaggaactcaagaaatgTACAGGGAAAGTCCAGAGCGTTAAAAATGGGAAAGGTGTTGAAGGTCTGAATTATGAAGATCTGTGTATTCAAcaagatgtagaactgccagaggcttacaaacctcccaagttagAAATGTTCGATGGAATTGGTGATCCAAAG ATTCAGTTCAACACAGAGAacgcaccagatgttttctatatccaaaacctcaagaagaaactGACAGAAACCTTCCgcaagtatgctactcgttggaggtcagaagccaCAAAGGTAAGACCAACACttgaagaggaacaaatgaacaagttctttgttagaaCTCAAgatccgcagtattatgaaaggttgatgctcATCGATAATCACAAGTTCTCAGACATTATCAAGTTAGGAGAGAGGAAAGAAGAAGGAATCAATAATGGGATGGTGACTAATTTTGAGGCGCTGCAAGCCACAAATAAATCCTTGCAATCAGGAGGGATATCGaaaaagaaagaagtgggtgtCGTGATG ACACTGATCGATactaaggttatacaagcaaagaAAGCGACaccgaatgtccgcaataaccctctccCGGATCACAGGGGTGAGGGGGTGAACGTAATAGAAACTAATGAGGAATGGGATCAGGAAGGGTccattggactcattcgagagaGAGATGCTCCTAAAACATCTCTGGTCACCCTCACGTTAGTTGTGGTACAAACCTAG